Proteins from one Malaya genurostris strain Urasoe2022 chromosome 2, Malgen_1.1, whole genome shotgun sequence genomic window:
- the LOC131429560 gene encoding actin-binding protein WASF3, translating into MPLPKRLIQPVYVARSVYVREELPAELETVTNTTLTNIVRQLSSLSKHAEDLFGELTRDAGNLAERANSLQARIDRLAIKVTQLDSTVEEVSLQDIQLKKAFKSATMFDQQIFSRQTMPTAMLEVYQACDKPPPLDKLNCYRDDGKDGLKFYTDPNYFFELWRQEMLKDTERVMHDRGKKVHKPRGTDGGVEGGRQKKRPRAPHNTREKQRQRAIGHGETLMPNNVIYRTPSAIAAANEEAIYNSTMGGNIIYDSRSAGPARPNSIELRRSYQPETVDGGGYAPSSPHYQQQMAQQNNYQPPSMYDEFHNQSMYGNNMNQMSQESLYAPGTPSRSKSRPSQPPPAPPSTGSGGGTPNVSNANTPTRGRSMSTGRDNLPPPPPIPEGLQSPPNIPNGGANVAAKLLNRANSRAGSPQLGANGQPIQPQQPPVGIHGGPPQPQAIIDQNQIALAQLNQQINNLNNLNMQLNQLSMNDLPPPPPIPEQLSPKQSPPNVAPPPPPPPPPVLDGPLSPTKPPMTNGDVIGGPMPNGNLIMGQMHQLKKIPPQEKIAYEDPRSDLMKAIRDGIKLRKVEQRIDAKENDRTIERLHDVASILARRVAIELSESSDSESDDDSEGWMENETSA; encoded by the exons ATGCCGTTACCGAAACGGCTCATCCAGCCGGTGTACGTGGCCCGGTCGGTCTACGTGCGAGAAGAACTTCCGGCCGAGCTCGAAACGGTAACCAACACAACCCTCACCAACATCGTCCGGCAGTTGTCGTCGCTGTCGAAACATGCAGAAGATCTGTTCGGCGAACTAACCCGGGACGCCGGTAATTTGGCAGAGCGAGCCAATTCGCTGCAGGCGCGAATCGATAGGCTGGCTATTAAAGTGACCCAGTTAGATAGCACGGTCGAGGAAGTATCGCTGCAGGATATTCAGCTGAAAAAGGCATTCAAAAGTGCCACTATGTTTGACCAGCAGATTTTCTCCAGACAGACTATGCCGACGGCAATGTTGGAGGTTTACCAG GCTTGTGATAAACCACCGCCACTGGATAAACTCAACTGCTACCGAGACGACGGAAAGGATGGACTGAAATTTTACACTGACCCGAACTACTTTTTCGAACTTTGGCGACAGGAAATGCTAAAGGACACCGAAAGGGTAATGCACGACCGCGGTAAGAAGGTTCACAAACCACGCGGCACCGATGGTGGTGTGGAAGGTGGTCGCCAGAAGAAACGGCCTCGGGCGCCGCACAACACACGCGAAAAGCAACGACAGCGAGCGATTGGCCACGGTGAAACCCTAATGCCTAACAATGTGATCTATCGGACGCCAAGTGCGATTGCAGCGGCCAACGAAGAAGCGATTTACAACAGCACAATGGGTGGCAATATAATCTACGATTCGCGATCAGCGGGACCAGCGAGACCAAATTCCATCGAATTAAGACGAAGTTACCAGCCGGAAACAGTGGACGGAGGAGGATACGCACCTTCTTCGCCGCACTATCAACAGCAAATGGCACAACAAAACAACTACCAGCCACCCTCGATGTACGATGAATTCCACAACCAATCGATGTACGGAAACAACATGAACCAAATGTCCCAGGAAAGTCTGTACGCACCGGGAACCCCGTCACGGTCCAAATCCCGACCGTCACAACCCCCGCCAGCACCACCGTCAACGGGAAGTGGCGGAGGAACACCGAATGTATCGAATGCCAACACTCCCACGCGCGGTCGAAGTATGTCAACCGGACGGGACAATCTTCCACCACCGCCACCCATTCCGGAGGGTCTCCAGTCGCCACCGAACATTCCCAACGGTGGAGCGAACGTTGCCGCTAAACTTCTGAACCGAGCCAACTCGAGAGCTGGCTCTCCCCAGCTCGGTGCTAATGGACAACCAATACAACCCCAGCAACCACCGGTCGGAATCCACGGAGGACCTCCGCAACCACAGGCGATAATCGACCAGAACCAGATTGCGTTGGCCCAGCTGAACCAGCAAATCAATAATCTGAACAATCTTAACATGCAACTTAATCAGCTGTCGATGAACGATCTACCACCGCCGCCACCGATTCCGGAACAG CTATCACCGAAACAATCACCACCGAATGTAGCGCCTCCTCCACCACCGCCGCCTCCGCCAGTACTGGACGGACCGTTGAGTCCTACGAAACCACCGATGACCAACGGCGATGTGATCGGTGGGCCCATGCCCAACGGCAATCTCATCATGGGACAAATGCACCAACTGAAGAAGATTCCTCCACAGGAAAAAATTGCCTACGAGGATCCGCGTTCCGATCTGATGAAAGCCATTCGGGATG GAATCAAACTGCGCAAGGTAGAACAACGGATCGACGCCAAGGAAAACGATCGCACCATCGAGCGGCTGCATGACGTGGCCTCGATTCTGGCGCGGCGCGTCGCAATCGAGCTGAGCGAGTCGTCCGACTCGGAAAGTGACGACGATAGCGAGGGCTGGATGGAGAACGAAACGTCCGCATGA